In the genome of Amaranthus tricolor cultivar Red isolate AtriRed21 chromosome 15, ASM2621246v1, whole genome shotgun sequence, one region contains:
- the LOC130801334 gene encoding 2-C-methyl-D-erythritol 2,4-cyclodiphosphate synthase, chloroplastic-like, with protein MATPLYCSFPPTINKPQFHISSSPFLSQLNFNTRQLKNSVIKSPVYISISAVSTPIADTTQSNSTSRFDLHRLEPGYPLIIGGINIPHDRGCEAHSDGDVLLHCVVDAILGALGLPDICQIFPDNDPKWKGAPSSVFIKEAVRLMHEAGYELGNLDATLILQRPKASPHKEAIKVNLSALLGADPSVVNLKVKTHEKVDSLGENRSIAAHTVVLLMKK; from the exons ATGGCAACTCCACTTTATTGCTCTTTTCCCCCCACCATAAACAAACCTCAATTTCATATATCTTCTTCTCCATTTCTTTCTCAGTTAAATTTTAACACCAGACAACTGAAAAATTCGGTGATTAAATCCCCAGTTTATATCTCAATTTCAGCAGTTTCTACTCCAATTGCTGACACTACTCAGTCTAATTCAACATCAAGATTTGATCTTCATAGATTAGAGCCTGGTTATCCTTTGATTATTGGGGGCATCAATATTCCTCATGATAGAGGTTGTGAGGCTCACTctga TGGGGATGTGCTGCTTCATTGTGTAGTGGATGCAATATTGGGAGCATTGGGGCTTCCGGATATTTGCCAGATTTTTCCTGATAATGATCCTAAGTGGAAGGGTGCTCCTTCTTCTGTTTTCATCAAAGAAGCT GTAAGACTTATGCATGAGGCAGGGTATGAGCTCGGCAATCTAGATGCAACCTTAATTCTTCAAAGACCGAAAGCTAGTCCACACAAAGAGGCAATCAAGGTCAATTTATCCGCTCTACTCGGGGCCGATCCATCTGTCGTGAATCTGAAGGTGAAAACCCACGAGAAGGTTGATAGTCTTGGAGAAAACAGAAGTATCGCAGCTCATACTGTCGTTTTATTaatgaaaaagtaa
- the LOC130801543 gene encoding 1-aminocyclopropane-1-carboxylate synthase-like — protein MVKEVLSKMAAGNGHGEESAYFDGWKAYENNPFHPVNNPRGVIQMGLAENQLCFDLVKDWIMKNPEASICTVEGVDSFKDIAIFQDYHGLPQFRNAVAKLMEKVRGNKVRFEPDRIVMSGGATGAHEMMVFCLANPGEAFLVPTPYYPAFDRDLRWRTGVQLIPVECHSSNNFKVTKLALEKAYRKAQEDNIIVKGLIITNPSNPLGTVLDRVTLKNILAFTTDKNIHLVCDEIYGATVFGYPNFVSIAEILLDQKHNPDLIHIVYSLSKDLGFPGFRVGIVYSYNDDVVSCARKMSSFGLVSTQTQTLVASMLSDDEFMDKFLTESSKRLEIRHNMFTWGLNQVGIQCLKSNAGLFVWMDLRQLIEENPTEEGELALWRVIINEVKINVSPGCSFHCKEAGWFRVCIANMDDETMQVALRRIRKFAAQKVVKPVVTPAKRKCWHQNNLQLRLSNRRLDDLMGVSQIGSPHSPLPQSPLVRAQY, from the exons ATGGTGAAGGAAGTGTTATCAAAAATGGCAGCAGGAAATGGGCATGGTGAAGAATCAGCCTATTTTGATGGGTGGAAAGCTTATGAAAATAACCCTTTTCACCCTGTCAATAATCCTCGAGGTGTTATTCAGATGGGTCTTGCTGAAAATCAG CTTTGCTTCGATTTGGTGAAAGACTGGATTATGAAAAACCCAGAAGCTTCCATCTGTACTGTTGAAGGAGTTGATTCCTTCAAAGATATTGCCATCTTTCAGGATTACCATGGTTTACCACAGTTTAGAAAT gCAGTAGCAAAATTGATGGAGAAAGTGAGGGGCAATAAGGTGAGATTTGAGCCAGATAGAATAGTTATGAGTGGAGGAGCAACTGGAGCCCATGAAATGATGGTATTTTGCTTGGCCAACCCTGGTGAAGCCTTCCTGGTTCCTACACCTTACTATCCTGC ATTTGATAGAGATTTGAGGTGGAGAACAGGGGTACAACTTATACCAGTTGAATGTCACAGCTCAAACAACTTCAAAGTAACAAAATTAGCCTTAGAAAAGGCATATAGAAAAGCTCAAGAAGACAACATTATAGTCAAAGGTTTAATTATAACCAACCCATCAAACCCATTAGGCACTGTCCTAGACAGGGTAACCTTAAAAAACATCTTAGCTTTTACAACTGATAAAAATATCCATTTAGTATGTGATGAGATTTATGGGGCAACTGTATTTGGTTATCCTAACTTTGTTAGCATAGCCGAGATACTATTAGACCAAAAACACAACCCGGATCTCATACACATCGTGTATAGCCTCTCGAAAGACTTAGGTTTCCCTGGCTTTCGAGTGGGGATCGTGTACTCTTATAACGATGATGTTGTAAGTTGTGCAAGAAAAATGTCGAGTTTTGGCCTTGTTTCTACCCAAACACAGACTCTTGTTGCTTCCATGCTGTCAGATGATGAGTTTATGGACAAATTCTTGACTGAGAGTAGTAAAAGACTCGAAATTCGACACAATATGTTCACTTGGGGACTTAACCAAGTTGGAATTCAATGCTTGAAAAGCAATGCAGGACTGTTTGTGTGGATGGATTTGAGGCAACTTATTGAGGAGAATCCAACCGAAGAAGGAGAGCTCGCGTTGTGGCGAGTGATTATTAATGAGGTGAAGATAAATGTATCGCCAGGTTGTTCATTTCATTGTAAGGAAGCAGGATGGTTCAGAGTATGTATTGCTAACATGGATGATGAAACAATGCAAGTTGCTTTAAGAAGGATTAGAAAATTTGCTGCACAAAAGGTGGTAAAGCCTGTTGTTACACCTGCAAAGAGGAAATGTTGGCATCAAAACAATCTTCAGCTAAGGTTATCAAATAGAAGATTGGATGATTTAATGGGGGTTTCCCAAATTGGATCTCCTCATTCTCCATTGCCTCAATCACCTCTTGTTCGAGCTCAATATTAG